A region of the Leptospiraceae bacterium genome:
TTGCACGCTTTTTCTACAGGTACAATGAAAGGGGAAAGCAAACTCTCACCGAGTATTACGATAAGGATGGAAAACTAAAGGAGGATGGAGATGGCACCGCAAGCTCTGTCTACCAATACGATGAGAGGGGAAATAATACTCTTACTGAGTATTATGACAAAGGCGGGAAACTCAAAGGGGATAGTTTCGGCATCGCACGCTATGTCTACAGATACGATGAAAGGGGTAACAGAACTCTTGAAGAATATTACGATAAAGAGGGAAAGCTGAAGGAAGATAATGATGGAATTGCACGCTATGTTTACAGGTACGATGAAAGGGGTAACAGAACTCTTGAAGAATCTTACGATAAAGACGGAAAGCTGAAAGAGAAATATGGCATCGCACGCTTTGTCTACAGGTACAATGAAAGAGGAAATAAAACTCTCACCGAGTATTACGATAAGGATGGAAAACTAAAGGAGGATGGAGATGGCATCGCACGCTTTGTCTACCGATACGAAGAGAAGGGAAATAAAACCCTCGAAGAGTATTACGATAAAGACGGAAAGCTTAAAGAGGATAGGGATGGCATCGCGCGCAAAGTCTACAGGTACAATGAGAAAGGAAACCTAACTCTCACCGAGTATTACGATAAAGAGGGAAAACTTAAAGAAGATAGTTCTGGCATCGCACGCAAGGTTTACAGGTACGATGAGAAGGGAAATAAAACTCTCGAAGAGTATTACGATAAAGAGGGAAAACTTAAAGAAGATAGTGAAGGGATTGCACGCAAAGTCTACGGGTACAATGAGAGGAGATACACGACTCTCGAAGAGAATTACGATAAAGACGGAAACCTAAAAGAGAATGAAGATGGCATTGCAGGCTATGTTTACAGGCACGATGAGAGGGGAAGTCTAACTCTCATCGAGTATTACGATAAAGAGAGAAAGTTGAAGGAAGATAAATATAGTGGCATTGCACGCAAAGTCTACAAATACGATGAGAAGGGAAATAAAACTCTCGAAGAGAATTATGGTAAAGAGGGAAAGCTGAAAGGGGAACATCGTTATGGTATCGCACGCAAAATATTCCAATATGATGAAAAAGAAATCTTCGAGCTGTGTTTCAATGAAGAGGAGATAGAAGTTAGTCAAAATGGACGTAACATAGATAAACCAGGTAGGTTCTGGTTTTCTCCTGAGCAAAACTATGTGTTTCAGGAAAACCTGGAAAAAGCTTTCGAGGAAAGGTGGGTTTCCCGGCCAGAGAGCAAGCACAGAACTGAAGAGGCTCAAGCTGAGGGCAACAGTGAAGATTCAAAACAATCTCCCCCGAAAAAGGATAAAGATATGGTCAAGGAAAAGATTGAATACTACGTTGTCACCGGGGGAGAACACCATATCTATTTTGACTACGAATGGCAGGGCAAGAAACGAAAAGTCGATGTGGTGACAGATAAGTTCTATAGGCCGGTCAAGCTGGTGTTTAGGGATTAGAGGTTGGCTGTTGGCTGTTAGCGGTTAGCGGTCTGTAATGATACAGAAAAAGGTTTTCGCAATAATAACCAATATTATAGTCTAATGTAAAAAGGATAAAAAATGAGTAATGTACAGGTTTCAATTCCGGATAGCATGGATTTTGTTATGGATAATTTCATCAAAGCGGGTATTTTTCCTTCAAAGGAAGAAATGCTTCTTGCTGCTTTATCTAAATTTGTTCAAAAGAATCAAATAGAATTATTAGATTACTTTGCAAATCAAGATATTGATTGGGCTTTAAAAGAAAAGGAATCGATTTGAAAATTATCGTAAGTGATTCTGGCCCCATTATTCACCTGAACGAAGTTAATGCATTGGAAATGATTGTAAATATGGGTGAAATTTTTATTCCACTCGCTGTAGCAAAGGAAGTAGAAAGACATAAGGTATCACTGCCTGATGAATTTACAATTATCGAACTGGGTCCTGAAGAGCTGGAAGAATCCAAAAAATACATGACCTATGGAAATATTCATATCGGAGAATCTGAAGCTATTATTCTTGCGAGGCAATTAAAAGCCGATCTCTTTCTAACAGATGATGCTTCAGCAAGACTTTTTGCAGAAACAAAAGTTCTAAATGCTAGAGGCTCTCTTGGTGTAGTCTTATGGAACTTAGTTCACAAAAAAATAACTAAAGAAAACGCAAAACAAACATTAATTGGATTGAAACAAAGTTCTTTATGGGTATCTGATAAAGTATTTCAACGGGCATTATCTATAATAGATGGATTATAATTAAGATCTCCTACTACGTCGTCACCGGGGGAGAACACCATATCTATTTTGACTACGAATGGCAGGGTAAGAAACGAAAGGTCGATGTGGTGACAGACAAGTTCTATAGGCCGGTTAAATTAGTGTTTAGGGATTAGGGGTTAGGGATTAGCTGTTGGCTGTTAACGGTCAGCTGTTGGCTAATGCTTCACCTTCTTTATGTACCAAGAGTTACTCGATACTGCATCTCAGGCAGCCCTCTCAAATACAGATTCAATTCCCCGGCTAAAATGTAGTGCTTCCAACACATGCTCTTCCCGGATATATTCACTTGCATCCATATCGGCTATCGTACGGCTTAGTTTACGAATTTTATTCATTTTACGTATTCCTATCTCCATAGACTTTTCCAAATTCTCCCAGACTCTCAGAGCTTTCTTATCTACAGTGAAATAATCAAGACATTCTTTTCCACTCATAAGACCGTTAAAAGCCTTTGCTGAATAATTAAAGCGAATGTTTTGAATCTCTTTTGCAGCACAAATTGTCTGAAAAATCTCAGCCAAATCGACTTCTACTTTCTTACCGGTTGCTGCTGTATAACTCATCTCAACCTGCAAATCTATCCTGTCTAAAAAAGGGCCTGAAAAACGAGATAGATACCTCTGAATTCTTGTTGCCGAACAAAGACAATTTTTCTCATTATTTCCAAAATAACCACAGGGACAGGGATTACTGGCAGCAATCAGCATAAAAGATGCAGGATACGTATAGTGTCCGTTTACACGGCTTATAGTTACCTTTCCTTCCTCTAAAGGTTCTCTGAGTGCCTGTAAAACTCCGGGGCTGAACTCTCCTAATTCATCCAGAAATAAAATTCCATTATGGGCAAGACTTACCTCTCCCATGCGTATGTCTCTTCCTCCTCCTACCATGGAGATGTCAGAGGCCGTGTGATGAGGGCTTCGAAAGGGTCGAGTAAATTCAAAAGCACTTTCCTTCGACATCAGTTCCATTTTAGACTTCACCCGTAATAGATCTAAAAACTCAGCTTCGTTCAGGGGGGGCTGCAATTCAGAGGACAATCTGGCCAGCATAGTTTTCCCGGTACCCGGACTTCCCAAAAAAAGAATATGGTGCTTTCCCGAAAGAGCAATACTCAAAGCCCGAAGTCCCAAAAGTTGCTTTTCAAATAAGAAAAATTTTCCCGGCTTTCGCTCTTCTTGCCTTGGTGTATAGTCAATGACATAGCTCTCTTTTTGTTTTGTAAAAATTTTTTCAAGCTCTAAAATATGAGAAATTGGAAATATATTAATATCTTTAACAAAGGAGGCCTCTAACTTATTTTCCTCAGGAATCACAACATTTTTTATTATGCTATCTTTGAGGTTTATCAAGATATTTATCAATCCTTTCATGGGACGAATACTTCCATCCAGACCCAGTTCCCCTAAAAATAAATATTCTTCCAGATTAATACTGACCTCGACAAATTTCCCCGCAACTAAAATTCCGGCACAAATCGGTAAATCAAACCAACTTCCCTCCTTTCGAACACCGGCAGGAGAAAGATTCACCAGTATCCGTTGCATAGGAAATTCAAATCCACTATTTTCCATCGCTACCCGGATTCTATCCGTAGATTCTTTAATACAGGTTGCTGCAAGTCCTATAATTGTAAACGTAGGAATCCCACGACGAATATTAACCTCCACCCCGGTTATTGCAGAGTGTATACCCTCGAGATTTGCACTAAATAAGTAAGTATTCATTTCCATTAGCTCCTACTATATAAGGTTTGAAAAATGCAACTTGGAACAAAAATTTTTATATTTTTTTAAAGAGGAAGTGGATATTCGGGATAATTATTACGATTTTTTTATAAGTCCTCCCTTTTTTCTCTGACACTCCAGGGGGCCGTCTAAATTTTAAAAGGATAAGGTTTTTGTATCTTTTTTTCTTGCATAAATAATGCTTAGTAAGCATTATTAGGAAATATAATGGATTTTGCCTTTGTGAATAGAAAAGAAGAATCATTAGTATGAAGTGACTTACTCAGCAATTCAAAAACAATGACCTATCAGGAATATTATAAAAAGTTAATCTACTGCTTCACGTAGCTTCTTAAAGCCAACGATTAAATATCTATAAATTGCAGGATTTAATAAGCTCATATTCGTTTTCATTTTTTAAATTTCTTTTTTGAGTGAGAAAATATCTGTTCCTCGCTCATACTGCCGTCCTTTTCAGGTTTAAAAACCTCACTCATTTCATTGAAAGCTTGAGCAGAACGATATTTTTCCAATTCACTTTGCTTACTCTTTAACAAGTATAATTTTATCTAAATTATTGAAAAAGTTCCAGGCCTTCTGGACAAAATACAGGAATGCCAAAATCACACTAATAAAAAAAGTAATTTACGGAAAAACCAATCAGGTTATTTTATAATCAGGTAGTATCCGCTCAAAAAATCAGGGAGAAATTTCCTTGACTACCGATTTAAACCGGTAGTCAGTAGAGTGTCCCGGAAAAATTGAGTGAATACATCAGGTATTAAAATGGAAAGTGTAATAAACCTCGAACTGGCCAAAATTGCCAGCCTTACCCATAATGCAGTCGTGATTACCGATAAAAATAGAAAGATCCGATGGGTAAATACAGGTTTCACAAGGCTCAGCGGTTATAGCCTCGAAGAAGTCTACGGAAAAACTCCTAAAGAGTTTTTACACGGTCCTCAAACCGATGATACTTTATTATACCACATTCACCAAAAATTGGCAAAAGGTGAAGGTGTAGAAAATATTGAACTTTTAAACTATACCAAAAACAAACAGCCCTATTGGATAAACCTGGAGATAAAACCCATCTTTAATGAAAATAAAGAAATCTACCAGTACATGGCTATAATCATCGATATAACCAATCAAAAAAATACCTTAAATGCAGTAAGTGCATATAAAAAGGCCCTGGAACAATCAGCCATCGTTTTTTATTCAGATATAGAGGGTTTTATTACAGAAGCCAATGAAAAATACTTCTCCTACTTCGGACTTCCCAACTTGAAAAAATGCAATTTTCGTTGTAAGTCTCTCTGGGAAGAAAAATCAGAAAGACCCGTCTATGATTCCATGCTTCCGATTCTAATGAAAGGAAATGTATGGAAAAATAAAATCCAAGTTTTTACATCCAAAGAAGAAGAGTGTTGGTGGGATATTACAATTATTCCATTTTTAGATGATGAGCTAAAACCCTTTCAATTTCTCCATATCTGCTTTGATATAAGTCTTCAACAGAAATTTAACAGAGAGCAAGAAAAAGCCTTTCGAAAAGAAAAGGAACTTAGTGAACTCAAGTCCAGCTTTATCACCACGGTTTCACATGAATTTCGCACTCCCCTGACTGTCATACAAAGTAGTATTGAATTAATAAATGATATGGTAGTCACAAAAACAGAAGAAGATAAACAGATATATGCAAACCTCCAATCCAAAATTAAAACAGCGCTAACGCGTATGGAAAATCTTTTGGATGATATTGGCTTTTTAGGAGACATCAAAGATAGTAATATAAAATTTAATCCTCAGAAAATAAATTTCCCGGCTTACATACATAATATATTAAATAAATACTATAAAACTCATCCATTGGGAAGTAAAATTCAACTACAGGTCAAAAATGGAATTCCCCAAATAAGTATAGACCCATTTTTATTCAGCCATATTGTCATTAATTTACTTAATAACGCCATAAAATACACATCCTCAGGAAAACCTCCGGAGATCATCATTGAAGAAAGAAATAATAAATTGATTTTCATAATCCAGGACTATGGAATCGGCATTCCCGAAGACGAAATAAAAAAAATATTTGATAATTTTTACAGAGCAAAAAATTCTAATCAGTATAGTGGTAATGGTATAGGTCTTTCGATCGTCAAAGAAATGGTGCGATTACATAACGGGAAAATTACCTGTAAGTCTAAACTCGGGGATGGTAGTTTATTTATTATTAAGCTACCGATAAAATAATATGGTTTCAATATTAGTATTAGAAGATGAAGAAGCTTTAAAAGAGGTTATTACGATCCTTTTAAGCCGTGCTGGTTACAAAGTAGAAGCAGCTTCTAATGGTATTGAAGGCTTAGAAGTTCTGGAAAATTTCAAGCCGGATCTCATTATTTCCGATATCATGATGCCGGAAATGGATGGCTACAGTTTTTTAGAAAAGATTCGGCAGAGTGAAGAATTCAAAAATATTCCCTTTATCTTCTTAAGTGCCAAAACAGAAAAAGCGGATATTCGAAAAGGTATGAATCTCAACGCAGATGATTACTTAACCAAACCCTTTATGAAACAGGATATGTTAGATGCCATAGATGCAAAATTGAAACGAGCATCCCAATCAGAATCAAGAATCAAACAAGAACTGGAAAAATTCGAAAAAATGGCTTTTGACGCTTTAGATAAGAAAAAAAATGAACAAGAAAACTCTATAGAATTTTATAAAGAACTAAAAACCTTACAGGATACCTTATATTCCAAAAATGAAATAATAGATAAATTACGTTTTATAAACTCCCACCATCTCAGGGCGAGTCTCAGTAATATTTCAGGTCTTTTACAACTTATAAATCATGACTTATATAAAGATGCAAATCCCTATCTGAATGATATCCAACAAACAGCTAATGAGCTGGATAGTATCATAAAAGATATTTCAGAAATTTTATCTGAAGAAAATATAAGCGATTTTATTATAAAAGAAAAACAGAAAAAAACAATTTCCCAGATAATGGTAGTCGATGATGATCCCTTATCTATTCTTATATTAGAATCTACTTTAAATTGCTTTAATAAAAATTGGGTTGTACAGTCTTATTCTGATTCAAAAGAAGCTTTATCTTTCCTCAAAAAGTCTCCTAAAAAACCGGACATTCTTTTTTTAGATATCAACATGCCCGGACTAAATGCCTGGGACTTTCTGGAACATATTAAAGGAGACAATAACCAGTATTCAGTCTATATTGTAAGTTCTTCGGTTGATTCAGGAGATATAAAAAAAGCACATTCTTTTTCCTGTGTCATGGGCTATATTACAAAACCTGTATCTGAAGAAAAACTTCAAGATATTCTATTACAAGTAGATTAAATACAAGTATTAAATCTACTTAGAAATATTAAAGAATATGAATATAAAAATATTAGTTATCGGTAGCGGGGCAGTTGGAAGTTTCTATGGCGGGATCTTAAACCGTTTGGATAATTGCAATGTAAGTGTTCTTTGTCGTTCTGATTATTCACATATCCGGCAATATGGTATAGACATTAAAAGTCCCTGGGGCGATTTTCATTTTCAACCCGAACATGTGCTACAGGAAGGCGAAGGTAAGCATCTTTCCTTTGATTA
Encoded here:
- a CDS encoding PAS domain-containing protein, whose protein sequence is MESVINLELAKIASLTHNAVVITDKNRKIRWVNTGFTRLSGYSLEEVYGKTPKEFLHGPQTDDTLLYHIHQKLAKGEGVENIELLNYTKNKQPYWINLEIKPIFNENKEIYQYMAIIIDITNQKNTLNAVSAYKKALEQSAIVFYSDIEGFITEANEKYFSYFGLPNLKKCNFRCKSLWEEKSERPVYDSMLPILMKGNVWKNKIQVFTSKEEECWWDITIIPFLDDELKPFQFLHICFDISLQQKFNREQEKAFRKEKELSELKSSFITTVSHEFRTPLTVIQSSIELINDMVVTKTEEDKQIYANLQSKIKTALTRMENLLDDIGFLGDIKDSNIKFNPQKINFPAYIHNILNKYYKTHPLGSKIQLQVKNGIPQISIDPFLFSHIVINLLNNAIKYTSSGKPPEIIIEERNNKLIFIIQDYGIGIPEDEIKKIFDNFYRAKNSNQYSGNGIGLSIVKEMVRLHNGKITCKSKLGDGSLFIIKLPIK
- a CDS encoding response regulator, with the protein product MVSILVLEDEEALKEVITILLSRAGYKVEAASNGIEGLEVLENFKPDLIISDIMMPEMDGYSFLEKIRQSEEFKNIPFIFLSAKTEKADIRKGMNLNADDYLTKPFMKQDMLDAIDAKLKRASQSESRIKQELEKFEKMAFDALDKKKNEQENSIEFYKELKTLQDTLYSKNEIIDKLRFINSHHLRASLSNISGLLQLINHDLYKDANPYLNDIQQTANELDSIIKDISEILSEENISDFIIKEKQKKTISQIMVVDDDPLSILILESTLNCFNKNWVVQSYSDSKEALSFLKKSPKKPDILFLDINMPGLNAWDFLEHIKGDNNQYSVYIVSSSVDSGDIKKAHSFSCVMGYITKPVSEEKLQDILLQVD
- a CDS encoding YifB family Mg chelatase-like AAA ATPase, giving the protein MNTYLFSANLEGIHSAITGVEVNIRRGIPTFTIIGLAATCIKESTDRIRVAMENSGFEFPMQRILVNLSPAGVRKEGSWFDLPICAGILVAGKFVEVSINLEEYLFLGELGLDGSIRPMKGLINILINLKDSIIKNVVIPEENKLEASFVKDINIFPISHILELEKIFTKQKESYVIDYTPRQEERKPGKFFLFEKQLLGLRALSIALSGKHHILFLGSPGTGKTMLARLSSELQPPLNEAEFLDLLRVKSKMELMSKESAFEFTRPFRSPHHTASDISMVGGGRDIRMGEVSLAHNGILFLDELGEFSPGVLQALREPLEEGKVTISRVNGHYTYPASFMLIAASNPCPCGYFGNNEKNCLCSATRIQRYLSRFSGPFLDRIDLQVEMSYTAATGKKVEVDLAEIFQTICAAKEIQNIRFNYSAKAFNGLMSGKECLDYFTVDKKALRVWENLEKSMEIGIRKMNKIRKLSRTIADMDASEYIREEHVLEALHFSRGIESVFERAA